A region from the Vicia villosa cultivar HV-30 ecotype Madison, WI linkage group LG3, Vvil1.0, whole genome shotgun sequence genome encodes:
- the LOC131662239 gene encoding uncharacterized protein LOC131662239, whose product MKKSSGGAAEKKRVRRPSAPDLTSDAPPRKQAVKKDVYQVFAEKVRDHKELVSRWAVLQETRVEYFRGKDFVSFLKNHPEVKGILESDRSLETEDIANILLEKNLLVRCDRVVKTLRPGKKKLSTWPAHLEIFPEQVFSENDTFYAWAFVKRHPLWQTLLSFFWPVLTLAICLFPVYPLSCKLLIIYSCGGILIVFFSLLLVRGAVFGVLYILVGKRVWFFPNINVEEATLRELFRFWPKKDEEEKPKWTTRIFYSVVAVLFILLLRHHAPDEAARARYQKRVSNIIDDVLEWSPSLALSGMMDKQQNVSNATGSTDSASQGSSTEHEVPTDGNDDKTFSEQNDIEEVIDNIEDAEDAGEDDKHHA is encoded by the exons ATGAAGAAGTCATCGGGAGGCGCGGCTGAGAAGAAACGCGTGCGACGCCCCTCCGCACCAGATCTCACCTCCGACGCACCTCCTAGG AAACAAGCTGTGAAGAAGGATGTGTATCAGGTGTTTGCTGAGAAGGTGAGAGACCATAAGGAGTTGGTTTCGAGATGGGCTGTTCTACAAGAGACGCGGGTTGAGTATTTCAGAGGGAAGGATTTTGTGAGCTTCTTGAAAAATCATCCAGAGGTGAAAGGCATTCTGGAATCAGATAGGAGTTTAGAAACAGAGGATATTGCCAACATTTTGCTTGAAAAGAATCTTTTAGTGCGCTGTGATCGTGTTGTAAAAACTCTCCGTCCTGGGAAGAAAAAGCTGTCTACTTGGCCTGCACATTTAGAGATTTTCCCT GAACAAGTATTTTCCGAAAATGACACATTTTATGCATGGGCATTTGTAAAACGCCATCCACTTTGGCAGACACTCTTATCCTTTTTCTGGCCCGTGTTGACATTGGCTATTTGCTTATTTCCCGTGTATCCTCTTAGCTGCAAGCTTTTAATAATTTACTCATGCGGTGGGATCCTTATTGTCTTCTTCTCTCTACTTTTGG TAAGAGGTGCAGTATTTGGTGTTCTATATATTCTTGTTGGAAAGCGGGTCTGGTTTTTCCCTAACATCAATGTTGAGGAAGCAACACTGCGAGAGTTGTTCAGATTTTGGCCAAAGAAAGATGAAGAGGAAAAGCCGAAGTGGACGACAAGGATTTTCTATTCTGTGGTGGCTGTGCTGTTCATATTACTGCTGAGGCATCATGCGCCTGATGAAGCTGCAAGAGCAAG GTATCAGAAGAGAGTGTCTAACATCATTGACGATGTTCTCGAATGGTCTCCGAGTTTAGCCTTGTCTGGGATGATGGACAAGCAACAAAACGTGTCTAATGCCACAGGGTCCACTGATTCTGCATCACAAGGCAGCTCAACGGAACATGAAGTTCCAACTGATGGTAATGATGATAAAACTTTctcggaacaaaatgacattgaaGAAGTCATTGATAACATAGAAGATGCAGAAGATGCAGGGGAAGATGATAAACATCATGCGTAA